GCTGAAGCCGGCTTTCTTCATGTGGTCGCGATAGAACGGCACATGGCGTTCGACATGCTCGACGAGGTGCTGCAGGCGTCGCAGCTGGAAATCGAGCTGCTTCTCGGCACTCCAGAATTGGCTATGCTCCAGAAACCCAACGCGCTCGTCGAATACCGGTGAATGAAGAGGGTTCATTGTCGCTCAGAGTCCCGATCTACGGCATGTCTCCGTGACGCCATCGGCGCCGGCCAGGCAGTCTGGACGCCTGCCCGTGTCCCGGCGCCAGGCCCGAGCGACGGAACGACCTCCATACCCGTTCTCCGCGATGGTGCGTCAAGGCACCAACCTGGTCGTTTCGGCGGCTGGATCGCAAGGGCTCATGCGCAGGATCAAGCGGGCGAGCTTCGAGGTTTACCGTGATGGCGGATGCCGGCCGCCGTTGCTCCGGCCGCTGGTAAAGCAAAGTCGCACAGCCGCGCAAGGTCAACTTGCCGGGCGGCCGCGGGGCGTCGGTCGGCAACCGCGTCAAACCGGCGGCCACGCCGATCCTTCTCGGCCGTCGCGATCGGCTGGCGGGGCGCTTGTCCTCCGCCGATGCGTGCCCGGAACAAGAGCCCGCAACCGACGCCGCCGGGTTGGGCCGCGCGAGCCCATGCCGCGCATCTGCGGCAAAAACCCTGCGAGCGGGCTGCGCGGCGCGCTTGCCGAAAGCGCATCCACGCCTGGCACGGCCCATGGGCGCAGCGCCGATCTTGCAGCTCGATCCCGGAAGTGGTGAGCCGTGCAGGATTCGAACCTGCGACCCACTGATTAAAAGTCAGTTGCTCTACCAACTGAGCTAACGGCCCACTTGAGGCCTGTTCCCTAGAAAAACCGCGCGGGGGGGTCAAGGGCAAAAACCGCGACGATCGCACCGTGCGGCTGGATTCGTTCCGGCCGCGGGGTTATATCCCCGGCCCATGGTCGAGACACCTCCACAGAACGGCCTGCCCTTCATGAAGATGCACGGGCTGGGCAACGACTTCGTCGTGATCGACGCGCGGGCTGGCGCGGTGCGCCCGGCCCCCGCTCTCGTCGCGGCCATCGCCGACCGGCACCGGGGCGTGGGCTTCGACCAGCTCGCGGTGATCGAGGCGGCCCAGGACGCCGATGCGCGGCTGACCTTCTACAACGCCGACGGCTCGCCCTCGGCCACCTGCGGCAACGCCACGCGCTGCATCGCGCGCCACCTGATAGACGAGACCGGAAAGGCCGAACTGACGCTCGTGACCGAGCGGGGCCGCCTCGCGGCCCGGGACGCGGGCGGCGGGCGGACCTCGGTGAACATGGGGCAGCCGGTGCTCGACTGGCAGGCGATCCCGCTGGCCGAAGCGGTCGATCCCGACCACCTGCCGCTCGCGGGCGACCCGGTGGCCACCGGCATGGGCAACCCGCACTGCACCTTCTTCGTGCCCGATGCCGAGGCGGTGGACCTCGCGACCTTCGGCCCCGCCCACGAAACCCTGCCGCTGTTCCCCGCGCGCACCAACGTGCAGGTCGTGCATCCGGCAGGCCCCGACCGGCTGCGGATGCGCGTCTGGGAGCGGGGCACGGGCATCACCCTGGCGTCGGGGTCGTCCTCCTGCGCCGTCGCGGTCGCCGCCGCCCGCCGCGGGCTGACGGGCCGGCGGGTCACGGTAGAGCTGGACGGCGGATCGCTCGATATCGACTGGCGCGCCGATGGCGTCTGGATGACCGGCGAGACGATGCATGTCTTCGACGGCGTCTTCACCCCCGCCTTCCTGGAGTCGGCCTGATGGACCGCGCCGCCCCCCGCTTCACCACGCTCGGCTGCCGGCTGAACGCCTATGAGAGCGAGGCGATGAAGGAGCTCGTGACCGCCGCGGGGGTGGAGAACGTGCAGGTGGTCAACACCTGCGCTGTGACGGCCGAGGCGGTGCGCAAGGCCCGCCAGGAAATCCGCCGGCTGCGCCGCGCGCACCCGCGCGCGACGATCGTCGTGACAGGCTGCGCCGCCCAGACCGACCCGGACCGGTTCGCCGCGATGGACGAGGTGGACCTCGTCCTCGGCAATGCCGAGAAGATGCGGGGCGAAACCTGGACGCGGCTGGCCGGGCCCGATTTCATCGGCGCCACCGAAAAGGTGATGGTCGACGACATCATGGCGGTGCGCGAGACGGCGGGCCACCTGATCGACGGGTTCGGCACGCGGTCCCGCGCCTATGTCCAGATCCAGAACGGCTGCGACCACCGCTGCACCTTCTGCATCATCCCCTATGGCCGGGGCAATTCGCGGTCGGTCCCCGCGGGCGTGGTGGTGGACCAGATCGCGCGCCTGGCGGAGCGCGGCTACAACGAGGTGGTGCTGACCGGCGTGGACCTGACCAGCTGGGGCGCCGACCTGCCCGGCGGCCCGCGGCTGGGCGCGCTGGTGCGGCGCATCCTGAACCTGGTGCCCGGCCTGCAGCGGCTGCGCATCTCGTCCATTGACTCCATCGAGGCCGACCCCGCGCTGATGGCCGCGATCGCCGAGGAAGACCGGCTGATGCCGCATCTGCACCTGTCGCTGCAGGCCGGCGACGACCTGATCCTGAAACGGATGAAGCGCCGCCATTCGCGCGCCGACGCCATCCGCTTCTGTCAGGAGGCGCGGCGCCTGCGCCCGGACATGACGTTCGGCGCCGACATCATCGCGGGCTTCCCGACCGAGACCGAGGCGATGTTCGACAACTCCCTGCGGCTCGTCGAGGAGTGCGGGCTGACCTGGCTGCATGTCTTTCCCTATTCCCCGCGCCCCGGCACCCCGGCCGCCCGGATGCCGCAGGTGGACGGCAATGCGATCAAGGACCGCGCCGCGCGGTTGCGCGCGGCGGGCAAGGCGCAGGTCGCAACCCACCTTGCCGCGCAGGTGGGCCGCACCCACCGCATCCTGACGGAAAGCCCCCGCATGGGCCGGACCGAACAGTTCACGGAAGTCGATTTCGCCGCCGACCGGCCCGTGGGCCGGATCGTCACCGCCAGCGTCACCGGCCATGACGGGACGCGACTTCAGGCGGAATAGGGTCTGTTTGTGTCCGAAATCACTCGTGAATGGACAGGCGCCGGGCGCTCGCCTATCTTTAAGGCATGCGAACAGGAACCGCCTGAGATGCCTCTGCCCCTCGCCCCGATCGCCAGCGTCGCGCTGCGCTACGGTCTCCGCTACGGCGCGGTTGCCGTGGCGGCCTATGCGCTCAGCCACCGCTCGCGCACGCCGCTGCGGCGCGACCAGCGCGCCGAGGATGCGATGGACGAGATGCACGAGGGGCTGCATTTCCGCCGCGAGGACGAACAGGTGAACAGCGGCGCGCGGTTCAAGCGCACGCTTCGCTTCGGCCATGACGGCCCCGGGGTCGAGATCGACGCCAGCGCGCTCGGCCGCGTCCGCCTCCGCCGCGTGTGATGCGGCTTTACGACAACCCGGCCTCGCCGTTCTGCCGCAAGGTCCGGATCGTCCTGATCGAAACCGGCCTGACCGACCAGGTCGAGATCGTGCCGGCGGCAGGCCACGCGCTCGACACCGGGCGCATGCCGCTCAGCGAGAACCCGCTGGGCAAGATCCCCGTTCTGACCCGCGCCGACGGCCCCGCGCTCTATGACAGCCGGGTGATCTGCCGGTATCTCGACGCGCTCGCCGGGGGCGGGCTCTACCCCGACAGCCGCCTGTGGGAGGTGCTGACGCTGGAGGCCACCGCCGAGGGCATCATGGATGCCGCGGTGCTGATGGTCTACGAACACCGCTGCCGCCCCGAGGCCGCGCAGAGCCCCGCCTGGGTCGAGGCGCAATGGTCCAGGATCACCCGCGCGCTGGACGCGGTCGAGGCGCGCTGGACCAGCCACCTCGCCGGCAAGCTCACCATCGCCCAGATCGCCCTGGGCGCGGGCCTGGGCTATCTCGACTTCCGCCATGGCGACCGCGACTGGCGGGCCGGCCGGCCCGCCCTCGCCGCGTGGGAGTCGCAGTTCGCCACCCGCCCGGCGATGCGCGAGACCGCGCCCGGCGCGTGACGGCGCGCTCAAAACCGCGTGAGCGAAACGGGCGCCGCAGGACGCAATCCCGCGCTGTCACTGCGGTCTAACGTCTCAGAACGCTTCTAAAACGCCAGATTCCTCTGGCTGCATGCACGGGCGGCGGGTATACGGCAGTCGACCGGATTCCGATCCGGCCTCCGGCCCGCGCTGCGCGACTATGTCCGCTGGACGCAAATAGGCGTGGAGGCTAGGTAACTCTGGTAAACGGCCGGGCTTTCAGCCCTGGCACGTTTTGTAGAATCGACCGGGCAACCGGTCATGGAAAGGAGCATTCTCGTGTCTCACGCAGAAGATACCGACGGCACCCGCCGCGATTTCCTTTACTACGCCACGGCGGGCGCCGCTGCTGTTACCGCGGGCGCGGCTGTCTGGCCGCTGGTCGACCAGATGAACCCCTCCGCCGACGTGCAGGCGCTGAGCTCGATCCGGGTGGACATCTCGTCGGTGATGGAAGGCCAGCAGCTGACGGTCAAATTCCTCGGCAAGCCCGTGTTCATCCGCCAGCGCACCCAGGAAGACATCGAGCTCGCCCGCTCGGTGGATCTCGACGACCTCGTCGACACGGTCGCCCGCAACCCCAACCTCGAGGGCAACGCCGCGGCGACCGACGACAACCGCACGCTGGATGCCGAGGGCAAGTGGCTGGTGATGATCGGCGTCTGCACCCATCTGGGCTGCGTTCCGATCGGCAACCAGTCGGGCGATTACGGGGGCTGGTTCTGCCCCTGCCACGGGTCGCACTATGACTCGGCCGGCCGCATCCGCAAGGGCCCGGCGCCCGAGAACCTCTACATCCCGGTCGCGGCCTTCGTGGACGAGACGACCATCCAACTCGGTTAAGGGAGCAGCCGATGTCCGGTATTCCTCACGATCACTACGAGCCGAAATCGGGCTCCGAGAAGTGGCTGCACCGGCGCCTGCCGGTCGTCAGCCTGATCTACGACACGCTCATGATCCCCACCCCCAAGAACCTCAACTGGATGTGGATCTGGGGCGTCGTCCTGTTCTTCGCCCTGGTGCTGCAGATCGTCACCGGCATCGTGCTGGCGATGCATTACGTGCCGCATGCCGACATGGCCTTCACCTCGGTCGAGCACATCATGCGCAACGTGAACGGCGGCCATTTCCTGCGCTACCTGCACTCCAACGGCGCCTCGCTGTTCTTCATCGCGGTCTACCTGCACATCTTCCGCGGCATCTACTACGGCTCCTACAAGACGCCGCGCGAGGTGACCTGGATCATCGGCATCCTGATCTACCTGGCGATGATGGCGACCGCGTTCATGGGCTACGTCCTGCCCTGGGGGCAGATGTCGTTCTGGGGCGCCACCGTGATCACCGGCCTGTTCGGCGCGATCCCGTGGATCGGCGACGACATCCTGATCTGGCTGCAGGGCGGCCCGGCGGTCGGCAACCCGACGCTGACCCGCTTCTTCTCGCTGCACTACCTGCTGCCCTTCGTGATCCTGGGGCTGTCGATCGTCCATGTCTGGGCGTTCCACACCACCGGCAACAACAACCCCACCGGGGTCGAGGTGCGCCGCAGCTCGAAGGCCGAGGCCGACAAGGACACCCTGCCATTCTGGCCCTACTTCGTGATGAAGGACCTGTTCGCCCTCGGCGTGGTTCTGATCGTGTTCCTCGCGGTCGTCGGCTTCATGCCCAACTACCTGGGCCACCCCGACAACTACATTCCGGCCGACCCGATGGTGACGCCGGCGCATATCGTGCCCGAATGGTACTTCCTGCCGTTCTACGCGATCCTGCGCGCCTTTGACGGCGAGGTCTGGGTGGTGCAGCTGCTCGACTGGATGTCCTTCGGCGTGATCGATGCCAAGTTCTTCGGCGTGCTCGCGATGTTCGGCTCGATCATCGTGATGGCGCTGCTGCCCTGGCTCGACACCTCGAACGTCCGTTCGGGCCGCTACCGGCCGATGTTCAAGATCGCGTTCTGGGTCTTCGTCATCGACTTCTTCGTCCTGATGTGGGCAGGCGCCATGCCGGCCGAGGGCCTCTACCCGACCATCGCGCTGATCGGTTCGGCGGTCTGGTTCGCCTTCTTCCTCGTGGTGCTGCCGGTGCTCGGCGTGATCGAAAAGCCGCTGCCGCAGCCCGAAACCATCGA
This genomic window from Rhodovulum sp. ES.010 contains:
- a CDS encoding cytochrome b N-terminal domain-containing protein, with product MSGIPHDHYEPKSGSEKWLHRRLPVVSLIYDTLMIPTPKNLNWMWIWGVVLFFALVLQIVTGIVLAMHYVPHADMAFTSVEHIMRNVNGGHFLRYLHSNGASLFFIAVYLHIFRGIYYGSYKTPREVTWIIGILIYLAMMATAFMGYVLPWGQMSFWGATVITGLFGAIPWIGDDILIWLQGGPAVGNPTLTRFFSLHYLLPFVILGLSIVHVWAFHTTGNNNPTGVEVRRSSKAEADKDTLPFWPYFVMKDLFALGVVLIVFLAVVGFMPNYLGHPDNYIPADPMVTPAHIVPEWYFLPFYAILRAFDGEVWVVQLLDWMSFGVIDAKFFGVLAMFGSIIVMALLPWLDTSNVRSGRYRPMFKIAFWVFVIDFFVLMWAGAMPAEGLYPTIALIGSAVWFAFFLVVLPVLGVIEKPLPQPETIEEDFNAHYGEGAATGSAASPTPAE
- a CDS encoding glutathione S-transferase, producing the protein MRLYDNPASPFCRKVRIVLIETGLTDQVEIVPAAGHALDTGRMPLSENPLGKIPVLTRADGPALYDSRVICRYLDALAGGGLYPDSRLWEVLTLEATAEGIMDAAVLMVYEHRCRPEAAQSPAWVEAQWSRITRALDAVEARWTSHLAGKLTIAQIALGAGLGYLDFRHGDRDWRAGRPALAAWESQFATRPAMRETAPGA
- the dapF gene encoding diaminopimelate epimerase, with amino-acid sequence MVETPPQNGLPFMKMHGLGNDFVVIDARAGAVRPAPALVAAIADRHRGVGFDQLAVIEAAQDADARLTFYNADGSPSATCGNATRCIARHLIDETGKAELTLVTERGRLAARDAGGGRTSVNMGQPVLDWQAIPLAEAVDPDHLPLAGDPVATGMGNPHCTFFVPDAEAVDLATFGPAHETLPLFPARTNVQVVHPAGPDRLRMRVWERGTGITLASGSSSCAVAVAAARRGLTGRRVTVELDGGSLDIDWRADGVWMTGETMHVFDGVFTPAFLESA
- the mtaB gene encoding tRNA (N(6)-L-threonylcarbamoyladenosine(37)-C(2))-methylthiotransferase MtaB — translated: MDRAAPRFTTLGCRLNAYESEAMKELVTAAGVENVQVVNTCAVTAEAVRKARQEIRRLRRAHPRATIVVTGCAAQTDPDRFAAMDEVDLVLGNAEKMRGETWTRLAGPDFIGATEKVMVDDIMAVRETAGHLIDGFGTRSRAYVQIQNGCDHRCTFCIIPYGRGNSRSVPAGVVVDQIARLAERGYNEVVLTGVDLTSWGADLPGGPRLGALVRRILNLVPGLQRLRISSIDSIEADPALMAAIAEEDRLMPHLHLSLQAGDDLILKRMKRRHSRADAIRFCQEARRLRPDMTFGADIIAGFPTETEAMFDNSLRLVEECGLTWLHVFPYSPRPGTPAARMPQVDGNAIKDRAARLRAAGKAQVATHLAAQVGRTHRILTESPRMGRTEQFTEVDFAADRPVGRIVTASVTGHDGTRLQAE
- the petA gene encoding ubiquinol-cytochrome c reductase iron-sulfur subunit produces the protein MSHAEDTDGTRRDFLYYATAGAAAVTAGAAVWPLVDQMNPSADVQALSSIRVDISSVMEGQQLTVKFLGKPVFIRQRTQEDIELARSVDLDDLVDTVARNPNLEGNAAATDDNRTLDAEGKWLVMIGVCTHLGCVPIGNQSGDYGGWFCPCHGSHYDSAGRIRKGPAPENLYIPVAAFVDETTIQLG